The genomic segment TTTTCCTTCTTATTATATATCATTTTAAATTCATATCTAATAAACAATAAATTTTTAACTCTAATCATATTGCTTCGCTTTCTTTGTTTTATAGACTATATAAACCATAACTATGCATTTTGCAAGAGCTACGAGAACAATAATGCAAATTAAAACTTGACAAAATAGGAAAAATGTCCTATAAATCAATAATTGAAATAAGAACAACTATGCCCATGTAAAAACATGGGCTTTTTTTATATTAAAAAGAAAGGAACTAAACAATGGCATTATCTCAAGTATCTATAGCTTCTGCTGCTCTTATAAAAGTTGGAGCTATGCCAATCAATTCATTTAACGATAACACTGCTGAAGCGGAAATAGTGAACACTTTGTATCCTATAGTAAAAAGAGCAATATTATCTTCTCATCCATGGTCTTTCGCCACTAAACAAACATCTCTAGCGAGATTGCAACAAAATCCTATAGCAGATTACGACTCATCATTTCAATTGCCCTCTGATTTTTTAAGAGCTCTTTCTGCTGGAGTTGGTGATAGAGGTCAAGGCATTTACTACAGAATTGCAGGAGATCAAATACATGCAAATGCTGATGAACTTAACTTAACATATATATTCTCACCAGATGAGAGTTCATTCCCTCCATTCTTTGAGCAAGCTTTAATAGCAAAGTTATCTGCTGAACTATGCATTCCTCTGACAGAAAACACTTCTCGAGCTCAAGCTTTGCAAAAAATTGCGGATTATGAATTTAAAAAAGCAAAAGCTATTGATTCACAACAAGATACACCGAACTCATTTAATGATTTCTCTTTAATAAATGTTAGAAATTAATTTTCTTGACTTTTAGTCATATTTATCATATATTTTTTTTGATTTTGAAATGCCTCGGTGGCGGAATTGGTAGACGCAGCAGATTCAAAATCTGCCGACCTCTGGTTGTGCGAGTTCGAGTCTCGCTCGAGGCACCATAAAAAAACACCCTTTTGGGTGTTTTTTTTATTTACACAGAAATATATTTAAAAATAAATGAATTTCATAATAGTAGTTTATAAATATCTTTCTAAAAAAATAATATAAAATCTATTTTTGGCATTTAGAACAGTAGAAAGTTGATCTCCCTCCCTGCTTAATATTTTTAATTACATCATCACAAACAATACACTTTTCACCTGCTCTACCATAGACAGCAAAGTTATTTTGAAAACCTCCCATAGAGCCATCGCTTTGAACATAATCTCTTAAAGTTGAGCCTCCTGCTTCTATAGACTCTTTCAATATTCTCTTTGTGTGTTTCGCTAAGGAATCTGCTTCCTTTGAAGATAGAGAGTTAGCTTTACGGAGAGGAGAAATATTAGCATAAAAAAGAGCCTCACAAGCATATATATTACCAATACCACAAACTATTTTTTGATTTAATAAAGCTGCTTTAATATTACCAGTTTTATTACTTAATAATTTAAACAAAACTTCACCATCAAATTCATCACTTAGAGGCTCTATACCTATATGTGATATTAAATCATGATTATCAACATCTCTACTATCTAAACTTATCATTAACCCAAACCTACGAACATCATTATATATAATAGACATATGAGAATCTAACTTAATTATAACATGAGTATGTTTCTTTAAGTTGTTTTCATCTAAATTCTCATTTAAAGTTAATTGACCCGTCATACCCAAATGGCATAGTATTGACTTACCATTAGATAACTCAATAATTATATATTTAGCTCTTCGTTTAATTGATTTAATAGTAGTGTTTTTCACATCATTTATAAAGCTATCATTGATATTTCGTCTCAACTTATAATTAAATATTTTAACATCTAATATTTTTCTATTTACTATATATTTCCTCAATCCACTGGATATTATTTCAACTTCTGGTAGCTCTGGCATAACTCTCCCTTTAAAAAAAACTTGATTATTATTTCTTTATATGATATTAACATTAATAAATAAAAAAATGAAAGTATTTTTTTATATTTGCCCCCAAAAAAGGGGGTAATATTTTAGAAAAAATATAAAGGAGAAGAGTATGAAAAACAAAATATCTATGCCTCAAGCTACAGCGACATGGCTAATTGATAACACAAGCTTAACTTTCAAACAAATTGGTAGGTTCTGTGGAATTCACTGGCTACAAGTAAAAGCTATTGCAGACGGAGAAATACCTAAAGTTATTGGTGAAAGCCCAATCAAAGATGAACTTCTAACAAAAGAAGAAATCAAAAGATGTGAAGCTGATCCAAAAGAGCAATTAAAAAGAAAGCTTGCTAGAAAAGATATCCCAGAGGTATCAAAGAGAACAAAAGGTATTAAATATATACCTATCTCAAAAAGAGAAGATAAGCCAAATGCGATTGCATGGTTAATCAAAAACTATCCAGAAATGAAGGATGAGGTTATTGTTAAGTTAATAAGAACCACAACACCTACAATTGAAGCAGTTAGAACAAAGACTCACCGAAAACAAGATGAAATTGTTCCTACAAGCCCAGTTACATCAGGACTATGTTCTTCTGAAGATCTGGAAGCAGCAATTGCGAAAAAATAACACAGCTAAAGAGTTAGTAATATTAACCTATTATTAACTCTTTTTATTTAAAAGATAATAAATAACACTAAATTTCTAAGGGGAAGGAAATGTAAAGTTATGAGAGTACTGCTAGTTGAAAACTATCAAGCCACTATAGACAAAATTAAAAATTTATTAAACAGCAAAGAAATAATTATAGATACATGTGGCTCTAAAACAGAGATGCTAGAACTGTGCAAACTATATGAATACAATTTAATAATTATAGAACAAATGCTAGACTCTATGGATGGAGACCATTTAATAGAGGAATTAAGAAACGATAACATCAAGACTCCTGTTCTTGCGATTTCAAAAACAGAAAACATGTCAAAGAGAATAAGTGCTTTACGAAAAGGTGCAGATGACTTTATTGTTGAGCCATTTGACAATCAAGAATTTCTAGCTAGAATTAAAGCAATTATTAGAAGAGCTAATGGATATGCTCAAAATAAGATTAAATCTGGAGATCTAGAAATAAATCTATCTGAACAAAAAGCTTATTTTAAAGGATCAGCAATATCTCTTACAAAAAAGGAATATATGATATTAGAGTTTTTATTCTTGAAAAAAGGAAGTACTTTAAATAAAGAGAGATTTCTAAATCACTTATATTCCGGAAATGATGAACCTGAAGCAAAGATAATCGATGTATTTATTTGTAAGTTAAGGAGAAAGATTGAAAAAATCAGCGGAGGAGAAAGCTTCATAGAAACCGATTGGGGACGAGGATATTATTTATTAGATAAAGAGCAATAAATATTGCTTTTTCTTGAATATTATGTATAATGCCATGACATAGCGGTCGTGGCGGAATTGGTAGACGCGCAACGTTGAGGTCGTTGTCCTTGATAAAAGGGTGAGAGTTCAAGTCTCTCCGATCGCACCATAAAAAAACACCCCTTTGGGGTGTTTTTTTTATAACTTTGAGCATTAACTAAGTATTAGAATTATCTTTAAAATAACAATTTAAAAACCGCACCTTAATTAATTTAAAATTTATTTTGATAGTCTGCAATATCATTAATTGTTTCAACAATATCATCTGTTCTAACATCTATTAAAGAACTATCAACTTCTCTAACATATTTTGTGTTTGACTCCAAAGTAGCACCGTTATCAATCCAAACAGTTTTTAGACCTATCTCTTTCGCCTTTGTAATATTAACATAACTATCCTCAAACATAGCTGTCTTATCAATATCCAACTCAGCTTCAGTTATTAGCTTTTTATATGGATGAACATCAGGCTTTGCAATAAAATCAGTTTCCTCAAGACCCCATATTAATTCAAAGTGATTTAATATACCAAGAGCATCTAAAACTTTTTCTGCATATACACTTTGAGAGGTTGTTAAAATATATTTCTTACCTTGTAACTTTTTTAAAGCTTTGTCTAATGCTTTATTTTGTTCTAAACGAGATATATCTACATCATGGCAAAAAGTCTCAAACTTTTTAGCATCTTCAAGCTTACCCTCTTTTATTAATCCTTGTAGTGTTGATCCATACTCATAGTAATATTTCTTTTTTATATCTACAGCGATATCTTTTTCCCAACCATATTCTAGCATTAGGAACTCAGTTATTTTATCTGAAACTTGATTAGCTATTTTACTATCTGGTCTATATAGAGTCTCATCTAAATCAAATATCCAGCTTTTTACATTTTCTAATTTTTTAATCATAATAATTTTTATATAAAACTTTATCTTGCAAAAAGCAAGGTTTTATTTTAGGTTAGAATTAATATAACGATTAAGAAAAGGTTAGAAAAATGAGCTATTTTAAGTGGTGGATTGCTGGAGGCAATAACGAAGTTGGAGCGAACAGCCATGTGGTTGAGTTTAATTATAAAGATGAACAAGGGCACAACAAACATATTTATCTTATCCAAGAGCTAGGAGTAAGCTTTGCTGATAGAAAAAAAGCTGATGATCCAGATTATTTTTATCCAGATGTTACAGAGTATTTATCAAAACATGAAGATCAAGATAGAAATCCTAAAGAGGCTCAAGCAATATTATTAACTCATGGTCATTTAGACCATATAGGTGCTATAGCAATTTTAGCCAAGGAAGGTTATAGATTACCTGTTGTTTATGCAACTCGTAGAACCATCTCTTTAATAGAGGGAATGCTAGAAGCTCTAGAAGCTCCAGATAGTATAAGATACAAAGAAATAGATCCTAAAAGAGAAAAAAGCTGTAAAATAAAAATTAATGATTATCTAAATATTGATTGGTATCCAGTTAGTCATTCTGTAAGTGGTAGCGGAGGTTTTCTATATACGGCAAAAGATAGAGATGATGAAGAACCTATTAGAGTATGTTTCCAAATAGATTTTAAAACAGATACTACAGTTCTTATAGAGCCAGGTTATGCAAGATCTATCATACAAGACATGGGTAAGAATAAAATATCTGCTTGCTTCATGGAATCCACCAGAGCAGAATCTAAAGGCAGAAACTCTACTGAAATGAAAATTATGGATAATATTCAATATATTATCAACAAACACCCTAAAAACAGAGTTGTAGCAACAACAATGGCAACAAATGATCAAAGACTTGCAATATTTGTGTATCTAGCTCATAAAAACAATAGGAAGCTTATATACTTCGGAAGATCTATGGAGGCTACTGTCAAAAACATGAAACAAGAAATTGTAAAGAGTATCGAAAATAGATTTGATATAAAAATTGATATAGATGAAACTATAATTAATGGTAAATTTGTTAATCTAGAAGACATACCGGTTGAAGAACAGTTAATAATGCTAACAGGAACTCAAGCAGAAGATGGTGCAGCTATGACTCTTGCTTCAAAAGAAGATCATAAAAAATTTACATTCAAAGGATATGATATAGTCCTAGATTCAGCTTCTGTCATTCCTGGCAATGAAGATTTCGTATATCCTATGCTTAAAAGGATTGGGGAAACAGTTGAGAAAGTTTATACACCACCTATGTACGATATTCATGCATCAGGACATGGACTAGGCGGAGAATTAAAAGAATTTTTGACAGATATATCTAAAACTGAGTTAAAAAGTTTTATAACTATGCACGGAGAAAAAAAACATAGAGAATCTCTCAAAAGATTAGCCGAAGAAGTAAATAGTGATTTAGAATATTATAAAGGTAATACTTTTGAAATACTTGCTCCTAATAATGGGGATATAATCGAAATAAATAAAAATGGAAGCAAAATAATTGCTTCCAATGATAAAGATTTCTTAACTTACACTCTAGTTAAAGAGGAATTTTAATTAAGTTGATTGATAGTTTCAACAACATCTGTTAAAGATTGACTAGTTTCTGTAACTGGTCTTTCTTCTAAAGTTTTTCTAGCATTAACAATATACTCCATTTCTTCCGTCCGATATCATGTTTTATTAAAGAAAACAAATAAAAAAAAGACCGTGAAAATTTCACGGCCTAAGTTCGGGGAGGAAATATTTAGAGACCGAAGTCTCAAAATATAAGAGAAGAATAATTACCTCTCTATGAATAGTAATATACTATAAAAACCCCCTATTTTCAACTCTTTTTTTTGCTTTTTTTATTAAAACAACCTAAGTCATTGAAAATATTATTTATTTTTATTTCAATTCCTCAAAATTTACAGGGGCAATATTCAATGGAGGGAAGCCTCCTTGAACACTTATTGAAGAAATAATTTGCCTTACATAAGGAAATAAAATTTTAGGTACTTCTTTTACTAACACAGCCTTTATAGCATCTTCATTATCAGAAACAATCTCTACAAGAGCCGCATAATCAACCTCTACGATAAATGAAGTTTTCTCTTCTTGTGTAAGAGTAGCCTTTACCTTTAAAGACGATTCGTATATATTTTTTGCTGAGCCGCTTTTATTAATAACTATATTTATATTAACATCAACATTTGGTACTGACTTATTTTGGAAAATATCAGGAGCATTAGGACTCTCGAAAGATAGATCCTTCAAGTATTGCCCTATTATTGACATTTTTATTGTTTCATTATTTTCTGCTTTCTTTTTTACCATTTACTTACTCCTTATTCATATGGATTTATACTTTTTCTATTATTTAACAATTCTTCTTTAGTTAACTGAAAGCTTAATAAAACTTTATATTTCCCTAAAACATCTAAATTATTAACTCTAATCTTCTCTTTAAAATTTAACACCTCAAATTTATAAGAAGATTCATTTTCTATATTTATATTCTCAACATAATTACTTTTCAGTATAATTTTATTATTATCATCTAATACAGAGATAAAATAGTGAATTGGAATATTATTAGCCGTTTTTTTATCTAAAGAAATATGCAACTGAAAAGTACCTTCAATTTCTAATTCTTGATACTCTGTTAAATGACACTCTGCAAAAGGTTTTGTAATGATTGCTTTATACAAAGCCTCACCTGTATTTTCATCTAACTTATTAACTTTATAACCATCAGATATAATAGATATTTCAGGGCACTTATTTAACTTAATCATGGCTGTTGACGAACAAGCACTAACAAACATTAAAAATATTAAAATTAAGGTTTTTGAAAAACTATACATCTTATTTTACCTCTTAGATCTTTTTTCTGTCCTAAATATCTTAGACCAGCTTTTTTCATAAAGCAAGAAACTTTTGTTTTTTGCCCTACTCCTATCTCTAGGAATAGCTTCCCTTGAGGTTTCATGTATTTACAAACTTCTTTAGAAATTTCTTCATAACAGTTTAGCCCTTCATTTTCAGCAAACAATGCCAAATGAGGATCATAATTATAAACTTCTTTTGATAGTTTTTCATCTCTTTTAACATAAGGAGGGTTTGATATTATTATATCGAATTCTCCATGAACATTATCAAACCAGTTGCTTTTTATAAACTTACATCTGTCCTTCAATTTTAAAGAGTTAGCATTTTGTCTTGCCTGCCTAAGAGCTCCAGCTGATAAATCAACACCAACACCTGTAGCATTCTTAAATTCATGCAAAATAGATAATAACAAGCAGCCACTACCTGTTCCTAAATCTAATACTCTAAGCTCGTCATTATCATCAAAGTTTTCTAATATACTTTCAACAACACTTTCGCTATCTGGTCTAGGCACAAGAGTATTCTTATTCAAACCAAACTCTAGCCCCCAAAATTCTTTACTTTTTTCAATTCTAGCAATAGGCTCATTATTTAATCTTCTTTTAACCAGTTTATTTATAGCTAACTCATCTCTATG from the Alphaproteobacteria bacterium genome contains:
- the mutM gene encoding bifunctional DNA-formamidopyrimidine glycosylase/DNA-(apurinic or apyrimidinic site) lyase; protein product: MPELPEVEIISSGLRKYIVNRKILDVKIFNYKLRRNINDSFINDVKNTTIKSIKRRAKYIIIELSNGKSILCHLGMTGQLTLNENLDENNLKKHTHVIIKLDSHMSIIYNDVRRFGLMISLDSRDVDNHDLISHIGIEPLSDEFDGEVLFKLLSNKTGNIKAALLNQKIVCGIGNIYACEALFYANISPLRKANSLSSKEADSLAKHTKRILKESIEAGGSTLRDYVQSDGSMGGFQNNFAVYGRAGEKCIVCDDVIKNIKQGGRSTFYCSKCQK
- a CDS encoding DUF1013 domain-containing protein, whose protein sequence is MKNKISMPQATATWLIDNTSLTFKQIGRFCGIHWLQVKAIADGEIPKVIGESPIKDELLTKEEIKRCEADPKEQLKRKLARKDIPEVSKRTKGIKYIPISKREDKPNAIAWLIKNYPEMKDEVIVKLIRTTTPTIEAVRTKTHRKQDEIVPTSPVTSGLCSSEDLEAAIAKK
- a CDS encoding response regulator transcription factor; protein product: MRVLLVENYQATIDKIKNLLNSKEIIIDTCGSKTEMLELCKLYEYNLIIIEQMLDSMDGDHLIEELRNDNIKTPVLAISKTENMSKRISALRKGADDFIVEPFDNQEFLARIKAIIRRANGYAQNKIKSGDLEINLSEQKAYFKGSAISLTKKEYMILEFLFLKKGSTLNKERFLNHLYSGNDEPEAKIIDVFICKLRRKIEKISGGESFIETDWGRGYYLLDKEQ
- a CDS encoding pyrimidine 5'-nucleotidase codes for the protein MIKKLENVKSWIFDLDETLYRPDSKIANQVSDKITEFLMLEYGWEKDIAVDIKKKYYYEYGSTLQGLIKEGKLEDAKKFETFCHDVDISRLEQNKALDKALKKLQGKKYILTTSQSVYAEKVLDALGILNHFELIWGLEETDFIAKPDVHPYKKLITEAELDIDKTAMFEDSYVNITKAKEIGLKTVWIDNGATLESNTKYVREVDSSLIDVRTDDIVETINDIADYQNKF
- a CDS encoding ribonuclease J translates to MSYFKWWIAGGNNEVGANSHVVEFNYKDEQGHNKHIYLIQELGVSFADRKKADDPDYFYPDVTEYLSKHEDQDRNPKEAQAILLTHGHLDHIGAIAILAKEGYRLPVVYATRRTISLIEGMLEALEAPDSIRYKEIDPKREKSCKIKINDYLNIDWYPVSHSVSGSGGFLYTAKDRDDEEPIRVCFQIDFKTDTTVLIEPGYARSIIQDMGKNKISACFMESTRAESKGRNSTEMKIMDNIQYIINKHPKNRVVATTMATNDQRLAIFVYLAHKNNRKLIYFGRSMEATVKNMKQEIVKSIENRFDIKIDIDETIINGKFVNLEDIPVEEQLIMLTGTQAEDGAAMTLASKEDHKKFTFKGYDIVLDSASVIPGNEDFVYPMLKRIGETVEKVYTPPMYDIHASGHGLGGELKEFLTDISKTELKSFITMHGEKKHRESLKRLAEEVNSDLEYYKGNTFEILAPNNGDIIEINKNGSKIIASNDKDFLTYTLVKEEF
- the secB gene encoding protein-export chaperone SecB, whose amino-acid sequence is MVKKKAENNETIKMSIIGQYLKDLSFESPNAPDIFQNKSVPNVDVNINIVINKSGSAKNIYESSLKVKATLTQEEKTSFIVEVDYAALVEIVSDNEDAIKAVLVKEVPKILFPYVRQIISSISVQGGFPPLNIAPVNFEELK